The Toxorhynchites rutilus septentrionalis strain SRP chromosome 1, ASM2978413v1, whole genome shotgun sequence genome contains the following window.
gtacgacgacaatcgttcattgttgatatatgacctttgtaacagctttaatatgaccgttttgaacactggggaaacaacacgtgtacctaaacctcctgctaacccaagtgctcttgacctctcgctttgctcgaattcactatcgttagattgcaagtggaatgtaatccagaaccccaacggtagtgatcacttgccaatcaaaatttccatcaccattgggtcgaattcttctgaatctataaacatggcatatgacctcacaagacacattgactggaaaaaatatgcggacgcgattgctctagccatcaattccagagatggtttacctccattggaggagtataacttcctttctcgtttgatctatgacagcgcggttcgcgctcaaacgaaacccatcccaggttttaccatttcccgaaggcctcccaatctatggtgggatagccaatgatccaagctttatgtagaaaaatcgaatgcatttaaagcttttcggaaacgtggaacccctgaaaattttcaaacgtatttagcccttgaagatcaatttaaaaacttaatcaaagggaaaaaacgtgcttattggcgaaatttcgtgggaggtttgtcacgagaaacgtcaatgaaaaaattatggaaacataagaaatcgctcttcaacgaatgaaagcgaagaatattcacatcgatggatttttaattttgcacggaaggtttgtcctgattccgctcctgtgcaaaacattgttcgagatataccacaaggtaggtgcgatcttgattccgagttttcgatggtagaattctctcttgctctgctctcatgtaacaattctgctccgggatcggatagaattaagttcaacttgctgaaaaacctccctgatgtggcgaaacatcgcttgttgaatttattcaatcggtttctggagaataatattgttccagatgattggagacaagtacgagttatagctattcaaaaacccggaaaacccgcgtccgaattcaattcgtaccgtccaatagcaatgctgtcttgtatacggaaattgttggagaaaatgatcttgtttcgccttgatcgatgggttgaaacgaatggcctactctcagatacacaatatgggttccgcaggggcaaggggacgaatgattgtcttgcgttgctttcttcagaaattcaaatgccgaaaaaaaaaaacaaatggcttcagtattcttggacataaaggggaccttcgattctgtttcaatagaggttttgtcggacaaattacactctcggggtctgccgcctctattgaataatatgttatataacttgctttgtgagaaacatttgaacttttctcacggagattcggcagtaagtcgggtctcttacatgggcctcccccagggctcatgtttaagcccccttttgtacaacttctatgtaagcgacatcgacaattgccttacacaaaattgcagcctaagacaacttgcagatgatggagtggtgtctgtcgtaggaccaaacgaatccgacctgcaaggacccttacaagatagtttgaacaatttttcaacctgggccattgggctagggatcgaattctccacggagaaaacagagatggtggttttttctaggaagcaaagcttcaacttttgggtaaaccgatcactcatgctatgtcattcaagtatcttggggtctggttcgactctaaatgtacttggggggcccatattaggtatctgagtaaaaaatgccaacaaagaataaactttctccgtacaattaccggcacctggtggggagcccacccacaagatcttataatgttgtatcgaacaactattctctcagtgatggagtatggcagtttctgttttcaatcagctgccaaaacacacctcattaaactcgagcgaattcagtatctttgtctccgtatcgcgttgggatgtatgccctcaacgcataccatgagtctcgaggttttggcaggcctactcccactaaaagatcgcttcaatttattatctcttcggttcttcatccggtgtaaggtcatgaacccattggtgatcggaaattttgagcagctgatcgagctaaattttcactccggattcatgagttcatatcatgaattcatctccatgcaggttgatccttcttcgtatattcccaaccgtgtttgtttccctgactacatcaattcctctgtgcattttgatctgtccatgaagcaagatatccatgggtattcagattaccaacgatcgaggatcgctccaacgatcttcgatgaaaagtatgggggtatcaattgtgataatatgtactttactgatgggtccactataaacgagtccacaggattcggagtgttcaaggaattttttagcacctcacacagtcttcagaacccttgctcagtgtatattgctgaattggcagcaattcattgggcgctggacagcgtcgcctcacgacctgttgaacactattacattgtaacggatagtcttagctctgtcgaagctatccgttcagtgaggccggaaaagcactcgccgtacttccttgagagaatacgagaaattttgagtgctttatccagacgctgttatgtcattacctttatctgggtcccttcacattgctccattccgggtaatgagagagctgactcattagcaaaggtaggtgcaattgaaggcgatatttatcagcgtcaaatcgccttcaatgaattttattctttagtccgcaaaaataccatcgctaactggcaacgcaagtggaatgaagacgaattgggccggtggtttcactcgattatccctaaggttagcctcaaaccgtggttcaaaagtctggacttgagtcgggactttattcgcaccttctcccgactcatgtccaatcactgttcgttagatgcactactcttccgtttcaatcttgccagcagcaatctctgcgtttgtggccaaggttatcacgatatcgagcacattgtttggtcgtgcgaggtgtatctgatcgccagatcgaatttaaaaaactcccttcgggcccgaggaagacagcccaatgtgccggtgagagatgtgttggctcggttagaccttgattacatgtcccatatatatgttttccttaaatctatagatcttcgtgtgtgattgcccctacatccttataccctcctttccttcctttgcgggtaattcgaccccttgctataaatagtagaataagttgaaatgtaaatacactatagatatacgaatagatttataaattgagtgttcatcaacattgttacaatttccttatatcccatccttctcctaaaaatatatcaccctcctaaactcgagtacaccgcgagtaatcggttttccaccttactaaccatagatgtaagaaaattgtttatatatatagttttaaaattatatttaagaattcggctcctttaaacttaagtaactgagcctgtaaaaataaacgaattaaataaaaaaaaaagtatgcaaagttgcttgaaagacccatgtgtttacacccacaacgtttcgctgctatctgagatggtgctgccaacggtcagtcgagttggcatgaaattcgtccttgacgaaattttgagggtttatcaagaTCACAGTTTTGATAACCGGGTCACTAAAATCATATCGCTTTGAAATCTATTTCACGAGTTCAACATAGAAGACACGACAAATCGAATTGAAGGTCAGCTTAACAGTTGCATccaattgaattaaaaaaaaatctgtaaattctgtatctttgccaAAAATCTGTTATACAgttatacagattctgtatcttaaatttggcgaaaaatctgtaaaattacTTGAATTaactgtatatgtggcaaccctggtcataacttagctgcaaacacattgtATTGTGGATAAAACACATTGTATTGTGGACCTCATCTAtcgaattctttttttttccaattcatttatttgtaaggctcaatcgcatgagctttgcggagccactaattcatgatttgtttttacagaatttcaacttaaatctatgtttagtaggtttcgaccgattactcgcggtttactcgaggttagaggggcaacaatttttgtgggatggatcaggttagggatatggatatgaggtatcgttgtctcaaccgagagtttccgcacgcactgtagcattgtgcataaagaccagggatagcatctggtgttcgactatctgtcgagggtgggcgacggtgagatgaggggacaagacaaacaaactaataacgaaaaagaaaaaaaacacacaaaagcattaaattcttatgctagtccgtttcacaaacatatagatcaactgcttatagcagatgtcgcgagttcccaacacgtctctaacaggaacatagggttgtcttctttgggccctaagggcattcaaaaggtactctctggctgcgtaattatccgtacattgccaaactgcgtgatcgatgtcatcgtaaccgtttccacaccgacagacgttgctttgaacaagatttattctgtggagatgcacatctagcgagtagtggttggacataagtctactcattacacgaatgaagtcacgacttacgtccagacctttgaaccacgctctcgaagaaacatttggaataattgaatataaccaccgcccaagacttccagtgttccaatcagtttgccaactcaagagggaactctggcgcagtaattggaaaaattcatcgtatgaaatctgtctatcaaacaattcgccttcctgggcacccacctttgcgagagtgtccgctttctcattgccaggaattgagcaatgagaggggacccatacaaaggttaacttataagatctttcgatcagtgcactcatctgctgcctcacttttgtgaggaaataagatgggtgcctactagttttcatcgactggagagcctcaagcgaactgagactatccgagaaaatgaagtaatggtctgcaggcttgttggagatcatccccaatgcgaagtcgattgctgccagctcagcaacataaacggaacaaggttcctgcagtttacggaaggcgctcgaattttcattgaaaacaccgaagccagtggatccattgaggcgagacccatcagtgaagtatcttttcatgcaattgactttttggtactttcggttaaaaatacggggaatgaaagttggtcgaagctgatctgaaatcccaagtattgcttgtttcatcgacagatcgtattcaattgaggaactgctgatggtgaagtgagcacgatctggagtaaacgatggaagacaaatatctgacgaaatatagtggtaataaattctcataaaccgagattgtatatttagatgaagaagaattttttcaaagttttcaatcacaagtgtgttcgtgactccgcatttcaccagtattctgagagaaagttcccagaatcggttctgtagaggagttactcctgccagaacctcgagactcatgttatgcgttgagtgcatacagccaagggctatacgcagacaatgatattgaattcgttccaattttagaaggtgacttttaggtgctgagagaaagcagaaagagccatactccagaatagttgttttataaagcgttatgagatctcccggatgagctccccaccacgtgccgcaaatcgaacggagaaagttgaccctcttttgacatttttgcttcaaatacgtaatgtgggtattccaagtgcattttgaatcaaaccagacaccaaggtacttgaaggtcaatgattgggtaatgcttctgcccaaaagcttgaGTTGCAATTTggctgggaaccgctttcgagtaaacactaccagttctgttttctgcggcgagaattcgatccctaagttccttgcccaggaAGACAAGTTacctagggaattttgcaatggtctttgcaagttttcggcatggggacctctgacggaaaccacaccatcatctgcaagttgtcttagcgtgcattgttctgccaaacaactgtcaatatctttcacataaaaattataaagaagggggctgagacatgagccttggggtagacccatataactatttctggaagttgtcagttgtccaagggtaaagttcattcgcttttctgacaacaaattgtacaagaagttattcaaaattccaggaagtccacatctgtccagattgtctgacagaatttctatggaaaccgaatcaaaagctcccttaatatccaagaatactgaagccagttgctccttgtgcgcaaaggccagttgaatatccgtagaaagcaacgctagacaatcgtttgttcctttgctcttacgaaacccaaattgtgtacttgatagcaaattattcgtctcgatccattgatcgagtcttcgaaggatcattttttccaacaattttctaatgcacgagagcatagcaatcggacggtatgagttatggtcagacgcttgTTTGCCAggtttttgaattgctattactttgacctgtctacattcgggtggcacaatattgttttctagtagggtattgaataagtcgcgatatcgggaagattttttagaagaacgaatttaatcatatcgcttccgggtgaagagttgttcgatgaaagaagagccatagaaaattccagcattgagaatggtctgtccagaggtccaccgcttagagacgtttctcgaagaatatgttgggctggaactgagtctggacagacctttttagcgaaatcgaatatccatcggttggagtattcctCACTCTCGTTAGTAGAtaagcggttacgcatgttgcgagctaccctccacaaggtacgtactgaggtttcacgagaaagaccttcaatgaaattgcggcagtaaccgcgtttttttgctttaattaattgtttcagctgtatttcaagctttgaatattcctcgaagtgtgtggatgttccatgtctacgaaaagctttgaaagcatcagattttttcaaatacaattttgtgcattcgtcgtcccagccaggagtggctggttttcttttaaacggagcacttggaacttttcttttttgtgcttccaatgagcttttatacatcaaatctacaaaaaatcgatattcttccaatggtggaagtatatctattgattcgacaccaattgttaccgccgttgcaaatttttgccagtcgatgttccttgttagatcaaatggaactcgagatggttcagtggattgcgggctacacttgattgatatattgattggcaagtgatcgctaccatggggatcattgatgaccttccactgacaatctaatgatagcgagcttgagcaaaaagataggtcgagtcgactttctcgagccggaggttttggaattcgtgtcgcttcaccagtgttcaagatagtcaaattgaaatcgtcacataaatcgtaaaaaatagccgctctagcgtcatcataaggatcaccccacccagtaccatgagaGTTCATATCACCCAgaattagaactggggatgagagaatcgagaTTAGATTCCAAAgatgactacggctaatgttagtatttggaggaacgtatactgaagctatgcaaagttctttattctttgccgttatttgacacgcgacaatttcgacgtctgatagcgctgggagaggaattttatagaaagagtagcactttttgatccccaaaagtactcctccataagaatcatttctatccaggcgaataatgttaaaatcgtggaagttgagttctgtatcagaagaaagccatgtttcagaaagggcgaatatatcacagtcataattttgaagtaaaaatttgaacgagtctagtttaggcactagactacgacagttccattgtagcacattgatcatatctcctactacgttaggtgaattatccatcgaaagatgcaaggaggggccatgaaacagtcaattgtttaagataagacttcagagatggaagcaaggcagaaataaggcttctaagggggtcttgaatattgagggtgtttaatataaagtccacaatgtccgaaaaagctatcaatcctcgattggacgcgaattttctatGAGAAGATCGAGGGGCAGcgtttttgtttctctctcttctGGGTAACGGCGTATAATCCTTACTGCAACCAGGAATTGGCTGAGAAGGAGTCTTCGGATTAGTTTTTTTACCATTatccttggaattagacaatcttctgaggatcattttagctttcttacggtgcatcattggtgaagagagttttcttttttgagaatcatcctttgtcgaaaattctggtgcagccgtagtgtgatcctcatcagaatcagagtccaattcttgagttgacaaaaccgaaaattggttttcatcatgagcggctgatgcggccttgagcatttcagcataagtccgcttggagcgtcctgtgatagaacgcttcactttatcggagtgctgtttgtaccttgggcactccTGTAGtgcgtgaggattctcgccacagtggatacatttttccactgtttgtgtACAAGAATCCTCACTGTGTTTTTCACCACATTTACCGCAGCGGAACTTGTTGCCGCAATGGCTGGAAGAATGTCCCAAATTTTTACAGATGCTGCAATTATagacccgcggtacaaacaagcgcaccggaaaaaaaacactatctactttcacatagttcgGGAGAACACAACCAGTGAAAGTCACCCGAAACGAGTGTGAAGGCTTATAGACTTTTTGGttgtcttccaaagatgctgcatGTAGTTGCCTAACATCCAGAATCTTCACAAGCTCACCAATTAGGGAGTTTTTAAAACAACCCGatgcttttttcaattcttcaacactcagactcgcatcggagactacgccttctatctccacatctcgagaagggatgtaaaTGTGGTacttcctgttgaaaatctcgtggtcaacaatcttgttcgccacatcaaaagtcggtgcttctacacgcagtttgtccggtctctctttacgTATCAAGACATCCGGATActtacgcagcaaatctcttgaaatgtcaagagttctcaacgatttctccttgggccgaaagaaaacaacccatggtgctTTTGAGGACTGTTGGTAAtagcgcgtccgcgcaacaataGCATCAGCAGACGCcataacggttgcgcaaacggtgcgcaaccgtctatgaaaaacaaaaaaaaactttctcacacacacgcacacacacacacgcgcgcgcaaaaactcaacttaaaactaacttagacttAAAATTAacgtaaactaaaaaaatattttaaaactaaaattactttccaaaaaaaaaaattcttcaaaaaaaaatattaattttaagtgTCCGAACAACCTTGAACACCCCTATTCAGAGAGCGATACAAAGCCGCGCGCTACAAGGTAAACACTATAGCGCGACGGCAAAATCTATTGTTGTACTTATCTGTTTTGTTGACGGCGTTCAGTGGAACGAATGAACAGGCCACCGATCCGGGCTTGCCAGAGAGGCGCTTCCTGTTGCTTTTGGTGCACTTCACTTGCGacgaaagcagaaaaaaaacaactaaaaaccactttagaaaaaggaaaaaaaaacagcttcgaTTTATTGCTAACAGAGCACGAACAATAGACGTCCGGCTCTTACAATTGATCGATGAGGAATGATCTATcgaattctatagcaaactcaaattggaatgtatttgcagttgagttattaactaaaggaaAAGCTgataaagagaaatcgatcatatcacttacacccctttcttctaagtttctcaaattttttttttcgtttttctttttcgaaaTTTGTTCTACGCCGACCCGCCGTAGGAATAGTGATCccctatttttgaaattaatcgttcatcgattaatcgaatacttttcagcaatttgttattcgatacgattaatcgccccaaataatcgaaagTAATAGTTAGTTAGTAATTATttgttagactaatatttctcatttgctaagAAGCCATCTGGAATAAAAAAAGTGATCATTCCGCCTGTAatacaattctcgcgtaacttttgaaaaggtcctatgtatcattcacatcaactcgagaaaaaaggAGTTGAAGATCGTaatattgttccgcgaattgtttcaaaagaaatcaatctttatcactacttttaccactagcagtcaataataactctgaaaaatcaatcgtaactgttgtcatgtgattttagtttgaaattgaagccttcgagcgaaaaatgttacattgggcGTTTTGACTGACCGACAAATaacgttgcacgatgagaatttgaaaataactactgaacaacgatccaaatacttgcacttcgtgctaaaagcagatcattattgttataactCGTTGAATTGAACGATATctacacccgaaaataacaaaaactcaaaatgaccgAAGTGCGATTTCGTGTTGTATTGGTtgttttgttacttcggacgtatcgagcgtcagaggaaagtgatgtccgaagtaacagtcgagtgcttaaaattcgaatctgtacattggtcattttttgaatcggcgataaaaaggtcttcttcttcttcaatggcactaacgttcctagaggaacttcgccgtctcaacgtagtattacttgcgtcatttttattagtacttagttgagatttctatgccaaataacacgccttgaatgcattctgagtggcaagctctagaatacgcgtgatcacagtgcaagtcggaggaaatttctttgacgaaaaattcccccgaccagaacgggaatcgaacccgaacacccggcatgttagttatgacgctaaccactcggccaagggagcaccggcgataaaaaggtgaaaaggatagatacttgaacgattgttttctcaATGCATTAATTGATTGAtaactaatagcgaattcgtttttgttcagtttcaaccccagtgccgcactaactgctgtcaaaacgtttttttattcactcagtttcgcactcagtgtcgcactagttcgccccgaaaactgttagtttcgcactgagatgtttcacgggttggcactcgggttcaccaatacaactatactgaactgtcaagttccgaatattattttggaaaatctaaaaataaagactatgaaaagggaaaacctgctgcttttgcttttgtattattggaagcgtaatccaattcggattctgattttgaagagtatattcgagtagacggcattaagctacgtgtgctttcattgggaggtgaaaataatgatggatattcaggtggaataaatttcaaaatcaaaattatgaatgaaaatttactttaacgtatcgaatatttattttatgtgattaaataagaggatttttccgatatcgcagaaacatattgaacgaaaactgtgtctaatgatgattttatattataatagtaattatttgtggaacaaacaggaaatgcatcgacaaatggttaagtgagtgtcagaactacatgtgttaggtaatcgaacaatatgaagtacaaattttcattcaaacttttatatgtttacactgcacttggcccttctgatctgatggagaacaatttacctcccaagcactaatatcaccaccagacgtcgacactgtacatttgccgtcgtaaatataaacaaatcagactatataacgtacaccaacaaaccaacgcattcgtgaaactgaaaacgtttttttattacagagtcagtttggcactgactcagttttaaaaacgaattcgttataatagtgtgcatccattaactcgatttgtttacatttgttacttaggaccttttcaaaagttacgcgagaattattaTCTATTACGCACCCTCGtaaccaaggaaagtgaagtggaaggtaaaacgtaatgtcagaattgccgttcggacgtatcccgtaagtttgaacttatttacatagatggtatccaaacaacactaaacattgactacagtttcgccggcacggttgattgtcgttatgaaccagcacaaaaaacaaagctgcaaattatgcgccagtggcggtaccacgatcaaagcttaatcacattagccgagccagctggcggaagcatatgcataaaggttactaggttactattttcaacgacaac
Protein-coding sequences here:
- the LOC129771858 gene encoding uncharacterized protein LOC129771858, which encodes MSFKYLGVWFDSKCTWGAHIRYLSKKCQQRINFLRTITGTWWGAHPQDLIMLYRTTILSVMEYGSFCFQSAAKTHLIKLERIQYLCLRIALGCMPSTHTMSLEVLAGLLPLKDRFNLLSLRFFIRCKVMNPLVIGNFEQLIELNFHSGFMSSYHEFISMQVDPSSYIPNRVCFPDYINSSVHFDLSMKQDIHGYSDYQRSRIAPTIFDEKYGGINCDNMYFTDGSTINESTGFGVFKEFFSTSHSLQNPCSVYIAELAAIHWALDSVASRPVEHYYIVTDSLSSVEAIRSVRPEKHSPYFLERIREILSALSRRCYVITFIWVPSHCSIPGNERADSLAKVGAIEGDIYQRQIAFNEFYSLVRKNTIANWQRKWNEDELGRWFHSIIPKVSLKPWFKSLDLSRDFIRTFSRLMSNHCSLDALLFRFNLASSNLCVCGQGYHDIEHIVWSCEVYLIARSNLKNSLRARGRQPNVPVRDVLARLDLDYMSHIYVFLKSIDLRV